One part of the Olleya sp. YS genome encodes these proteins:
- the dinB gene encoding DNA polymerase IV — MQNDLPIRKIIHVDMDAFYASVAQMDNPELKGKPIAVGGGGTRGVISAASYEARKFGVKSAMSGRLAIKLCPELIFVRTDFERYTEISKKIRAIFYEYTDLVEPLSLDEAYLDVTENKKGNPSASLIAEEIRARIFNEVGLTASAGISINKFVAKVASDYNKPNGQKTVNPEEVLDFLEALDIRKFYGIGKVTAEKMYQKGIFTGQDLKSKSKEYLEANFGKSGKSYYYIVRGIHNSEVKPNRTRKSLAAERTFSENLSSEVFMLEKLDHIAEEVARRLSKSKVAGKTVTLKIKYSDFTLQTRSKTLPYFIADKAVILETAKELLYQEKMSNSVRLLGISLSNLNTEKKAKPITKDKEVSVQLRFEF, encoded by the coding sequence TTCATGTCGATATGGATGCCTTTTACGCATCTGTAGCACAAATGGATAATCCAGAACTTAAAGGAAAACCAATTGCAGTTGGAGGTGGTGGAACACGTGGTGTTATTAGCGCAGCAAGTTATGAAGCAAGAAAGTTTGGAGTAAAAAGTGCGATGTCTGGCAGGTTAGCAATTAAATTATGCCCAGAATTAATCTTTGTTAGAACAGATTTTGAGCGTTATACCGAAATTTCAAAAAAAATTAGAGCAATCTTTTATGAATATACCGATTTGGTTGAGCCTTTATCTTTAGACGAAGCCTATTTAGACGTTACCGAAAACAAAAAAGGAAATCCAAGCGCATCGCTTATTGCGGAAGAAATTAGAGCTAGAATCTTTAACGAAGTTGGACTAACTGCTTCTGCTGGAATTAGCATTAATAAATTTGTAGCCAAAGTTGCGAGCGATTACAATAAACCTAATGGACAAAAAACAGTAAATCCAGAAGAGGTTTTAGACTTTTTAGAGGCTTTAGACATTAGAAAATTTTACGGAATAGGAAAAGTAACTGCCGAAAAAATGTATCAAAAGGGCATTTTTACTGGTCAAGATTTAAAATCTAAATCTAAAGAGTATTTAGAAGCAAATTTCGGAAAATCTGGCAAATCATACTATTACATTGTTAGAGGTATCCACAATAGTGAAGTCAAACCAAACAGAACTAGAAAATCTTTAGCTGCAGAACGTACTTTTAGCGAAAACTTATCTTCTGAAGTGTTTATGTTAGAAAAGCTTGACCATATTGCTGAAGAAGTGGCTAGACGCCTAAGCAAAAGCAAAGTAGCTGGTAAAACTGTAACGCTTAAAATAAAGTATAGCGATTTTACCTTACAAACACGAAGTAAAACGTTGCCTTATTTTATTGCAGATAAAGCTGTTATTTTAGAAACCGCTAAAGAGTTGTTGTACCAAGAAAAAATGAGTAACTCTGTGCGTTTATTAGGTATTTCTTTATCTAATCTAAATACTGAAAAGAAAGCTAAGCCTATTACAAAAGACAAAGAGGTGAGTGTCCAATTACGTTTTGAGTTTTAA
- the rnc gene encoding ribonuclease III — protein MKRIRNIFNSQSKDHGDFFMSISKILKFKPKTIKHYQTAFTHRSMNIKDGKGHIINYERLEFLGDAMLSAVIAHHLYMEVPGGDEGYLTKMRSKVVSREHLNELGKDLRLIKLVQSKIPKGQFGDNIHGNLFEALIGAIYLDRGYKYCEKFIQKRVINPYVDIEKLEGKVISYKSLLIEWCQKEKKIFDYHVYEDTGNDDVKHFSVKLSINDKIVAKARATSKKKAEEKASKRAFFALQTQISKAGFI, from the coding sequence ATGAAGCGCATTCGAAACATATTTAATTCCCAGTCTAAAGACCATGGGGATTTTTTTATGTCTATTTCTAAAATCTTAAAGTTTAAACCTAAAACAATTAAGCACTACCAAACAGCTTTTACACATCGTTCCATGAACATAAAAGATGGTAAAGGACACATTATAAATTACGAACGTCTAGAGTTTTTGGGTGATGCCATGCTTAGTGCTGTTATTGCTCATCATTTATATATGGAAGTACCAGGAGGTGATGAAGGGTATTTAACTAAAATGCGATCTAAAGTGGTAAGTCGTGAGCATTTAAATGAATTAGGAAAAGACCTTAGGCTAATTAAATTAGTACAAAGTAAAATACCAAAAGGGCAATTTGGAGATAACATACATGGCAATTTATTTGAAGCTTTAATAGGAGCCATCTACTTAGATAGAGGCTACAAATACTGTGAAAAATTTATACAAAAACGTGTTATTAACCCATATGTAGATATTGAAAAACTAGAAGGTAAAGTCATTAGTTACAAAAGCTTATTAATAGAATGGTGCCAAAAAGAAAAAAAGATTTTTGATTACCATGTGTATGAAGATACAGGTAATGATGATGTTAAACATTTTTCAGTAAAATTATCCATAAACGATAAAATTGTAGCCAAAGCTAGAGCAACATCAAAAAAGAAAGCTGAAGAAAAAGCTTCAAAACGCGCTTTTTTTGCATTACAAACTCAAATTTCTAAAGCTGGCTTTATTTAA
- a CDS encoding ribonuclease H family protein: protein MSKKKKKYYTVWKGHHTGVFETWDDCKAQIKDYQGAIYKSFATFEAAKKALKGNYKDYIGKDKTFKSELSELQLKKIGQPNYNSIAVDAASSGNPGIMEYRGVDTKTKKQLFIQGPFEEGTNNIGEFLAIVHGLAYLKQRNSDKLIYTDSKTAISWVKKKHCNSKLERNKKNKPVFDLVDRAVTWLKTNTYTTTLVKWETKAWGEIPADFGRK from the coding sequence ATGAGTAAAAAGAAGAAGAAATATTATACCGTTTGGAAAGGACATCACACTGGTGTTTTTGAAACTTGGGACGATTGCAAAGCCCAAATTAAAGACTATCAAGGTGCTATTTATAAATCTTTCGCCACTTTTGAAGCAGCAAAAAAAGCATTAAAAGGCAACTATAAAGATTATATAGGTAAAGACAAGACCTTTAAAAGTGAGTTGAGCGAGCTTCAGCTTAAAAAAATAGGACAACCTAACTATAATTCTATTGCTGTAGATGCAGCTTCTTCTGGTAATCCTGGTATTATGGAATATCGTGGAGTTGACACCAAAACCAAAAAACAATTATTTATTCAAGGTCCTTTTGAGGAAGGCACAAATAATATTGGTGAGTTTCTCGCTATAGTCCATGGTTTGGCTTATTTAAAACAACGTAATAGTGATAAACTTATTTACACAGACTCTAAAACTGCAATAAGTTGGGTGAAGAAAAAGCATTGCAACTCTAAACTAGAACGTAATAAAAAAAATAAACCAGTTTTTGATTTAGTAGATCGCGCAGTTACTTGGCTAAAAACCAATACTTACACGACAACACTAGTTAAATGGGAAACCAAAGCTTGGGGAGAAATTCCTGCAGATTTTGGTAGAAAGTAA
- the fabF gene encoding beta-ketoacyl-ACP synthase II, translated as MELKRVVVTGLGALTPIGNTKDEYWSGLISGKSGAAPITYFDTEKFKTNFACELKNFVATDFLDRKEARKMDRFTQYAMVASDEAIADSNLDLETVNKLRVGVIWGAGIGGLETFQNEVLNFAEGDGTPRFNPFFIPKMIADIAPGNISIKNGFMGPNYTTVSACASSANAMIDALNYIRLGHCDVIVTGGSEAAVTIAGMGGFNAMHALSTRNDSPETASRPFDATRDGFVLGEGAGAIILEEYEHAKARGAKIYAEVLGGGLSSDAYHMTAPHPDGIGVIAVMKNCLENAGLKPEDVDHINTHGTSTPLGDVAELKAIKEVFGTHAKNININSTKSMTGHLLGAAGAVESIAAILAMEHGIVPPTINHTTVDENIDAELNLTLNNPQKRDIKVAMSNTFGFGGHNACVLFKKLD; from the coding sequence ATGGAACTTAAGCGAGTAGTAGTTACAGGTTTAGGCGCATTAACACCAATTGGAAATACTAAAGACGAGTATTGGTCTGGTTTAATTAGTGGTAAAAGTGGTGCGGCACCAATAACTTATTTTGATACTGAAAAGTTCAAAACCAACTTTGCTTGTGAGTTAAAAAATTTCGTGGCTACAGATTTTCTAGACAGAAAAGAAGCACGAAAAATGGATAGGTTTACACAGTACGCAATGGTCGCGTCAGACGAGGCTATTGCGGACTCAAACCTAGACTTAGAAACTGTCAATAAACTTAGAGTTGGCGTTATTTGGGGAGCTGGAATTGGTGGATTAGAGACTTTTCAGAATGAAGTGTTAAACTTTGCTGAAGGAGACGGAACACCAAGATTTAATCCCTTTTTTATCCCAAAAATGATTGCAGATATTGCTCCAGGAAACATTTCTATAAAAAATGGTTTTATGGGTCCTAACTATACTACTGTATCTGCTTGCGCATCTTCTGCAAATGCTATGATTGATGCCCTAAACTATATTCGTTTAGGACATTGTGATGTTATCGTTACAGGAGGTAGTGAAGCTGCTGTGACTATTGCAGGTATGGGAGGATTTAACGCTATGCATGCTTTATCTACCAGAAATGATAGTCCAGAAACAGCATCAAGACCTTTTGATGCTACTAGAGATGGTTTTGTTTTGGGTGAAGGTGCAGGAGCTATTATATTAGAAGAGTATGAACATGCTAAAGCTAGAGGCGCAAAAATATATGCTGAGGTTTTAGGAGGTGGACTATCTTCTGATGCCTATCACATGACAGCACCACATCCAGATGGAATTGGTGTTATTGCTGTAATGAAAAATTGTCTTGAAAATGCTGGATTAAAACCAGAAGATGTAGACCATATTAATACACATGGTACGTCTACACCTTTAGGAGACGTCGCAGAATTAAAAGCAATTAAGGAAGTTTTTGGCACACATGCCAAAAATATAAATATCAATTCTACCAAGTCAATGACTGGTCATTTGTTAGGTGCTGCAGGAGCTGTAGAATCTATTGCTGCTATTTTAGCAATGGAACACGGTATTGTGCCACCAACTATTAACCATACAACCGTTGATGAAAATATAGACGCTGAACTAAACTTAACTTTAAATAACCCTCAAAAAAGAGATATAAAAGTTGCTATGAGCAATACTTTTGGATTTGGAGGTCACAACGCTTGTGTATTGTTTAAAAAATTAGATTAG
- a CDS encoding phosphoribosylglycinamide formyltransferase — protein sequence MKRVVIFASGSGSNAENLIRFFQNSDNASVIQVLTNNPHAKVLDRCKKLKVSALSFNKTAFIETEDVLNVLKSSNPDLIVLAGFLWKFPENILKHFPNKVINVHPALLPKFGGKGMYGMHVHEAVVNQKETETGITIHYVNEHYDKGAIIFQAKCEVKSSDSAQDVAEKIHELEMEHFPKVVEKLLNK from the coding sequence ATGAAACGTGTAGTAATTTTTGCGTCCGGTAGCGGAAGTAATGCTGAAAATTTAATAAGGTTTTTTCAAAATAGCGACAATGCGTCTGTTATTCAAGTTCTAACTAACAATCCTCATGCCAAAGTACTAGATCGCTGTAAAAAACTAAAAGTAAGCGCGTTATCATTTAACAAAACAGCATTTATCGAAACAGAAGATGTATTAAATGTTTTAAAATCTTCTAATCCAGACTTAATTGTATTAGCTGGTTTTTTATGGAAATTCCCAGAAAACATCTTAAAGCACTTCCCAAATAAGGTTATTAATGTACATCCTGCTTTGCTTCCAAAATTTGGTGGAAAAGGAATGTATGGCATGCATGTCCATGAAGCAGTTGTCAATCAAAAAGAAACTGAAACAGGTATCACCATTCATTATGTAAATGAACATTATGATAAAGGTGCTATTATTTTTCAAGCAAAATGTGAAGTAAAATCATCAGATTCTGCTCAAGATGTTGCTGAAAAAATTCATGAATTAGAAATGGAACATTTTCCAAAAGTCGTTGAAAAACTATTAAATAAGTAA
- the pyk gene encoding pyruvate kinase, with translation MPKRKKTKIVATLGPATSSKEVLKGMLDEGANVFRINFSHADYKDVEERVQMIRELNEEFGYNASILGDLQGPKLRVGVMKGEVIVNPGDEIIFATGKKFEGTKKRVYMTYDNFPQDANPGERILLDDGKLIFEVVSTDKKTEVKAKVIQGGPLKSKKGVNLPNTNISQPALTEKDIEDAIFACKLGVDWIALSFVRHAEDLMQLEELIKKHSEHKIPIIAKIEKPEAVENIDKIVAYCDGLMVARGDLGVEIPAEEVPLVQKKLVLRAKRARIPVIIATQMMETMITSLTPTRAEVNDVANSVMDGADAVMLSGETSVGSYPVQVIRQMSNIIKSVEDSDLIKVPQSPPHIRTKRYITKSICYHAAHMANDIDAKAISTLTNSGYTAFQISAWRPNTHILVFTSNKRILTQLSLLWGVTAFYYDKFVSTDETIEDVNAIACKKGFLEVGDMLISLAAMPIQEKGMVNTLRVTEITSCSF, from the coding sequence ATGCCAAAAAGAAAAAAAACCAAGATAGTAGCCACTTTGGGTCCAGCAACCAGCAGTAAAGAAGTCTTAAAAGGTATGTTAGACGAAGGTGCTAATGTATTTAGAATCAACTTTTCTCATGCAGATTATAAAGACGTTGAAGAACGTGTACAAATGATTAGAGAGTTAAACGAAGAGTTTGGTTATAACGCTTCTATTTTAGGAGACTTACAAGGACCAAAACTGCGTGTTGGCGTTATGAAAGGAGAAGTCATTGTAAATCCTGGAGACGAAATTATTTTTGCAACAGGAAAAAAGTTTGAAGGCACCAAAAAGCGTGTTTATATGACTTACGATAACTTTCCACAAGATGCTAATCCAGGAGAGCGTATCCTTTTAGACGATGGAAAATTAATTTTTGAAGTCGTTTCCACAGATAAAAAAACTGAAGTTAAAGCCAAAGTCATACAAGGCGGACCTCTTAAATCTAAAAAAGGAGTTAACCTTCCAAACACCAATATTTCACAACCAGCTTTAACAGAAAAAGATATCGAAGACGCTATTTTTGCTTGTAAACTAGGTGTAGATTGGATTGCTTTATCTTTTGTACGTCATGCAGAAGATTTAATGCAATTGGAAGAGCTAATTAAAAAACATAGCGAGCATAAAATCCCAATTATAGCAAAAATTGAAAAACCAGAAGCAGTAGAAAATATAGATAAAATTGTAGCCTATTGCGACGGATTAATGGTAGCGCGTGGAGATTTAGGAGTAGAAATCCCAGCAGAAGAAGTGCCATTAGTGCAAAAAAAGTTAGTGCTACGTGCAAAACGCGCCAGAATACCAGTAATTATAGCAACCCAAATGATGGAGACTATGATTACTAGTTTAACACCAACACGAGCAGAAGTTAATGACGTTGCTAATAGCGTAATGGATGGTGCAGATGCAGTGATGTTATCTGGAGAGACTAGTGTAGGAAGTTATCCTGTGCAAGTCATTCGTCAAATGTCTAACATTATAAAAAGTGTAGAAGATTCGGACTTAATTAAAGTACCACAATCACCACCTCATATTCGTACTAAGCGTTACATCACAAAATCAATTTGTTATCACGCAGCACATATGGCTAATGATATTGATGCTAAAGCCATTTCAACATTAACCAATAGTGGTTATACTGCGTTTCAGATTTCTGCTTGGCGACCAAATACGCATATTTTAGTATTTACTTCAAATAAGCGTATTTTAACACAGTTAAGTTTACTTTGGGGAGTTACAGCCTTTTATTACGATAAGTTTGTTAGCACAGACGAAACCATTGAAGACGTTAACGCAATAGCTTGTAAAAAAGGATTTTTAGAAGTAGGAGACATGCTAATTAGTTTGGCAGCAATGCCTATACAAGAAAAAGGAATGGTTAATACGTTAAGAGTAACAGAGATTACTAGTTGTAGTTTCTAG
- a CDS encoding PfkB family carbohydrate kinase gives MSKLVIVGTVAFDAIETPFGKTDKILGGAATYIGLSASNFNVDAAAVSVVGGDFPQEYLDLLTTRGINIDGIEIVKEGKTFFWSGKYHNDMNSRDTLATELNVLEHFNPVVPDSYKDAEIVMLGNLHPSVQQSVLDQMTTKPKLAILDTMNFWMDIALDDLKSVVKNVDVITINDEEARQLSGEYSLVVAARKIHEMGPKYVVIKKGEHGALLFHNDEVFYAPALPLEEVFDPTGAGDTFAGGFAGYLASTGDTSFENMKNAVIYGSTLASFCVEKFGTERMLNLTDKEVYKRLQAFKNLTQFDIKLT, from the coding sequence ATGAGCAAATTAGTCATTGTTGGTACTGTAGCTTTTGATGCTATAGAAACACCTTTTGGTAAAACAGATAAAATTCTTGGTGGAGCTGCAACCTATATAGGGTTGTCTGCGTCTAATTTTAATGTTGATGCAGCAGCAGTTTCTGTTGTTGGTGGAGATTTCCCTCAAGAGTATTTAGACCTTTTAACAACTAGAGGTATAAATATAGATGGTATAGAAATTGTTAAAGAAGGAAAAACTTTTTTCTGGAGTGGTAAGTATCATAACGATATGAACTCTCGTGACACCTTAGCTACAGAATTAAATGTTTTAGAACATTTTAATCCTGTTGTGCCAGATAGTTATAAAGATGCTGAAATCGTGATGCTTGGTAACCTTCATCCTTCTGTACAACAAAGTGTTTTAGACCAAATGACAACAAAGCCTAAGTTGGCAATTTTAGATACCATGAACTTTTGGATGGACATTGCCTTAGACGATTTAAAATCTGTCGTAAAAAACGTTGATGTAATTACTATTAATGATGAAGAGGCTAGACAATTATCAGGAGAATATAGCTTAGTAGTGGCTGCAAGAAAGATACATGAAATGGGTCCAAAATATGTCGTTATTAAAAAAGGAGAACATGGTGCGTTATTATTTCATAATGACGAGGTGTTTTATGCACCTGCGTTACCATTAGAAGAAGTTTTTGATCCAACTGGAGCAGGTGATACGTTTGCAGGTGGTTTTGCTGGATATTTAGCAAGCACAGGAGATACCAGTTTTGAAAACATGAAAAACGCTGTAATTTATGGTTCGACCTTAGCCTCGTTTTGTGTGGAAAAATTCGGGACAGAGCGCATGCTTAATTTAACAGACAAAGAAGTATATAAACGCTTACAAGCTTTTAAAAACTTGACACAATTTGATATCAAATTAACATAA
- a CDS encoding IPExxxVDY family protein, with translation MAVRKLSLDDFLEEEHYALIGIHCVIEDYRLAFLINKILDINLKRKLDDVTNPSLKTAYSIYEWVDQKQLTTYHLVANTCKVQHNNLEQLSNSLFGEDTAGANHYYLLPEYKKVNYLLKIETEFQNKEKNILNKILKIPQVVTAYSIAVDTLKSKDNLIFN, from the coding sequence ATGGCTGTTAGAAAACTCTCTTTAGATGATTTTTTAGAAGAAGAGCATTACGCATTAATAGGTATTCATTGTGTAATAGAAGATTATCGTTTGGCTTTTTTAATTAATAAAATATTGGACATCAATCTTAAAAGAAAACTAGATGATGTAACCAATCCTAGCCTTAAGACTGCGTACTCCATTTATGAATGGGTTGATCAAAAACAACTAACAACTTACCATTTAGTAGCCAACACTTGTAAAGTTCAACATAACAATTTGGAACAACTATCAAACTCGTTATTTGGAGAAGATACAGCAGGCGCAAATCATTATTATTTGTTGCCAGAATACAAAAAGGTGAATTACCTTCTTAAAATAGAAACAGAGTTTCAGAACAAAGAAAAAAATATTTTAAATAAAATTCTAAAGATTCCGCAGGTTGTCACAGCATACAGTATCGCTGTAGACACGTTAAAATCTAAAGACAATTTAATATTCAACTAA
- a CDS encoding acyl carrier protein encodes MSDIASRVKAIIVDKLGVDENEVVTEASFTNDLGADSLDTVELIMEFEKEFDIQIPDDQAENIATVGQAVSYIEAAK; translated from the coding sequence ATGTCAGACATTGCATCAAGAGTAAAAGCGATTATCGTAGACAAATTAGGTGTTGATGAAAACGAAGTTGTAACAGAAGCTAGCTTCACTAACGACCTAGGAGCAGATTCATTAGACACTGTAGAATTAATCATGGAATTTGAAAAAGAATTTGATATCCAGATTCCAGACGACCAAGCAGAGAACATTGCAACAGTGGGTCAAGCTGTATCTTATATTGAAGCTGCTAAATAA